A genomic region of Pseudomonas frederiksbergensis contains the following coding sequences:
- a CDS encoding AAA family ATPase, translating to MSVSKIVPLTNVGLLSAAIERAHSRPMGLPGLVVMYGASGLGKSVGAAFAANLHRAYYVECRDTWSKKAFLQAILREMSIAPGQTLSVMVDQVAEQLSRSGRPLLIDDVQYLLEKAVANVLTDIYNASQGTIVLIGEERVPSSLAKLERLHNRVLEWVPAQPATLDDLRSLAKASYPNLKIADDLLEDLRHKVRGCLRRVAVNLYKVYGETQAMAMDSIDLAGWGNRGWFTGEAPVRRGV from the coding sequence ATGAGCGTTTCTAAAATCGTACCGCTGACCAATGTCGGCCTGTTGTCTGCCGCCATCGAGCGTGCTCACTCCCGCCCGATGGGCCTGCCCGGTCTGGTGGTGATGTACGGCGCCAGTGGCCTGGGCAAAAGCGTTGGGGCGGCCTTCGCCGCCAACCTGCACCGCGCTTACTACGTCGAGTGCCGCGACACCTGGAGCAAGAAAGCTTTCCTACAGGCGATCCTGCGAGAAATGAGTATCGCCCCCGGCCAAACGCTGTCGGTGATGGTCGATCAGGTGGCCGAACAATTGTCCCGCAGTGGCCGTCCGCTGCTGATTGATGACGTTCAATATCTGCTCGAAAAAGCCGTGGCCAATGTCCTGACGGATATCTACAACGCCAGTCAGGGCACCATCGTCCTGATCGGCGAAGAGCGTGTGCCCAGCAGCTTGGCCAAGCTGGAACGCCTGCATAACCGCGTGCTGGAGTGGGTGCCCGCTCAACCGGCGACCCTCGACGACCTTCGCAGTCTGGCCAAAGCCAGCTATCCGAACCTGAAAATTGCCGACGACCTGCTGGAAGACCTGCGCCACAAGGTGCGCGGCTGCCTGCGCCGCGTCGCGGTCAACCTCTACAAGGTCTACGGCGAAACCCAGGCCATGGCGATGGACAGCATCGACCTGGCTGGATGGGGCAATCGCGGCTGGTTTACCGGCGAGGCTCCTGTACGGAGGGGTGTGTAA
- a CDS encoding DNA-binding protein — MRNWFTAQELAGLPGLPGTARNVKAMAAREQWEGQHRLGSKAIEYAFAILPKETQTALIAASVTETQPQQVAELQPNTTERDAISASRLSEDQRSVMTARLAFVREIERMSQTISQQRAIDSLVALAKAEQLSPYLTERVQRANDRKTGDRSLSERTLKRWLSDYRQHGETGLAPARRQKDMSLPAWSASFLTCYQRPTKPSVEAAYAEFALKHPAERPSIHVVRRFLNKLSAEARERGRRTPQELKALQPFKRRTTKNLYPCDVFTADGHKFDAEVLNPRTGKPYRPETTTVLDVATRKAVGISIGEAESTIGVLDALRDAVQYGMFAMFYVDNGSGFANDTVREVVDRIGGTMTHALPYNSQARGLIERSHQTIWVNAAKKLTSYIGADMDKHAGTKVHRISRKQLRETGTTRLIPTFAEFMAGVEYELDIYNNTPHRGLERFRDPLTGKLRHMSPNEAWDAARAEGWEPMVASSELLNDLMRPQVLRPTRRGEVTWANETYFLDALRNFHGDEIRLAYDVRDASRVWVRTLDGDLIGEALLDGNASDYMPKAMIEKAYDKRESGQMKRAVDKLETLTGKRVEMIAPTSAPSAQLSADQLAEAQRFAQLAAPQAQTFDLPSDPTARYHLWHQLADRLSHGEALTDEEAQWHNRYPKHPDFASIRRMFEFAEQARA, encoded by the coding sequence ATGCGTAATTGGTTCACCGCCCAGGAACTGGCTGGTCTGCCTGGGCTGCCTGGCACTGCTCGCAACGTCAAGGCCATGGCCGCCCGCGAACAATGGGAGGGTCAACACCGCCTAGGCAGCAAGGCCATCGAATACGCCTTTGCCATCCTGCCAAAAGAAACCCAGACCGCATTGATCGCCGCGTCGGTAACGGAGACCCAGCCTCAGCAAGTTGCCGAACTACAACCTAATACAACTGAGCGTGACGCTATTTCTGCGTCACGCTTGAGCGAAGATCAACGCTCAGTCATGACAGCCCGACTGGCCTTTGTGCGCGAGATCGAGCGCATGAGCCAGACCATAAGCCAGCAACGCGCCATCGATTCCCTGGTCGCCCTAGCCAAGGCTGAGCAACTTAGCCCGTATCTGACTGAGCGTGTGCAGCGCGCCAACGACCGCAAGACCGGCGACCGTTCTTTGAGCGAACGCACCCTCAAACGCTGGCTGTCCGACTACCGTCAGCATGGCGAAACAGGCCTGGCGCCTGCTCGCCGTCAGAAAGACATGAGCTTGCCCGCGTGGTCGGCGTCTTTCCTGACTTGCTACCAGCGCCCAACCAAGCCCAGCGTCGAAGCGGCTTATGCCGAGTTCGCCCTCAAGCATCCGGCCGAGCGCCCGAGCATCCACGTGGTCCGTCGCTTCCTTAATAAGCTCAGCGCCGAGGCTCGCGAGCGCGGCCGTCGTACCCCACAGGAACTCAAGGCGCTGCAACCCTTCAAGCGTCGGACCACTAAGAACCTGTACCCCTGCGACGTGTTCACCGCTGACGGTCACAAGTTCGACGCCGAAGTACTCAATCCGCGCACCGGGAAACCATACCGGCCGGAAACCACCACCGTCCTCGATGTTGCCACCCGCAAAGCCGTGGGCATCTCCATTGGTGAAGCCGAGTCCACCATCGGTGTTCTGGACGCCCTGCGCGATGCTGTGCAGTACGGCATGTTCGCCATGTTCTACGTGGACAACGGTTCAGGGTTCGCCAACGACACCGTGCGCGAAGTGGTCGACCGGATCGGCGGCACTATGACCCATGCACTGCCTTATAACAGTCAGGCGCGAGGTCTGATCGAGCGTTCACACCAGACCATCTGGGTCAATGCCGCGAAGAAGCTGACGAGCTATATCGGCGCCGACATGGACAAGCACGCGGGCACGAAAGTCCATCGGATCAGCCGCAAACAACTGCGCGAGACGGGCACCACCCGCTTGATCCCGACCTTCGCCGAGTTCATGGCGGGCGTTGAGTATGAACTCGACATCTACAACAACACTCCGCACCGAGGCCTGGAACGGTTCCGCGATCCGCTGACCGGCAAGCTACGCCACATGAGCCCCAACGAAGCATGGGATGCCGCTCGCGCAGAGGGCTGGGAGCCAATGGTGGCGTCGTCTGAGCTGCTGAATGACCTGATGCGTCCGCAAGTCCTGCGCCCAACCCGTCGCGGCGAAGTTACTTGGGCTAACGAAACCTACTTCCTGGACGCATTGCGTAACTTCCACGGCGATGAAATCCGCCTTGCCTATGACGTGCGTGACGCCTCCCGCGTTTGGGTCCGTACCTTGGACGGCGACCTGATCGGCGAAGCCCTATTGGACGGCAACGCCAGCGATTACATGCCGAAGGCGATGATTGAGAAAGCCTACGACAAGCGCGAAAGCGGCCAGATGAAGCGCGCCGTGGACAAGCTGGAAACCTTGACTGGCAAGCGCGTGGAAATGATCGCGCCGACCAGCGCGCCTTCCGCCCAACTCAGCGCCGACCAACTCGCCGAAGCACAACGCTTCGCCCAACTGGCAGCCCCACAGGCGCAGACCTTCGACCTGCCATCCGACCCAACCGCCCGTTACCACCTTTGGCACCAGCTCGCTGACCGCCTGAGCCATGGCGAAGCCCTGACGGACGAAGAAGCCCAGTGGCACAACCGCTACCCCAAACACCCGGACTTCGCCTCGATCCGCCGCATGTTCGAGTTCGCTGAACAAGCCCGCGCCTAA
- a CDS encoding helix-turn-helix domain-containing protein, with protein sequence MSDIDMPTDPASRWEWIKYQLRVRGTSMAELARQLEVTDRAIRNAKSTPYPRIERSLADALSLDPADIWPERWNADGTPHRQRPGRAEINTSYSKDTGLYPVGHCKAVRSA encoded by the coding sequence ATGAGCGATATCGACATGCCCACAGACCCAGCTAGCCGATGGGAGTGGATCAAATACCAACTCCGTGTTCGTGGCACCTCAATGGCCGAGCTTGCACGTCAGCTAGAAGTGACCGACCGCGCAATCCGCAATGCCAAAAGTACGCCTTACCCACGCATTGAGCGCTCCCTCGCTGACGCCCTGAGCCTTGATCCCGCCGACATCTGGCCGGAGCGCTGGAACGCTGACGGCACTCCACATCGGCAACGCCCTGGGCGCGCGGAAATAAACACGTCCTACAGCAAGGATACCGGACTCTACCCGGTTGGACACTGTAAAGCGGTAAGGAGTGCCTAA